In Mytilus trossulus isolate FHL-02 chromosome 14, PNRI_Mtr1.1.1.hap1, whole genome shotgun sequence, a genomic segment contains:
- the LOC134696522 gene encoding uncharacterized protein LOC134696522, protein MANTFVTLSSWNKRMMVGEEFALEVKCNKPNEKTGYSINFQQSKDQKDGIIFHFNPRAESSQVVLNTLANNKAWGIETNILDDNVGEIHYASSFKLKLKPITETTVHVYVNDKFKTEYECQGKKITDANYLIFSPFVSIHPI, encoded by the exons ATGGCTAACACATTC GTTACCCTCTCCTCGTGGAATAAAAGAATGATGGTAGGAGAGGAATTTGCCTTAGAGGTTAAGTGTAATAAACCTAATGAAAAAAC tgGGTACTcaataaattttcaacaaagCAAAGACCAAAAGGACGGCATCATTTTCCATTTCAACCCAAGGGCTGAATCATCGCAAGTTGTCTTGAATACGTTGGCAAACAACAAAGCATGGGGTATCGAGACTAATATTCTGGATGACAACGTTGGAGAGATTCATTACGCGAGCTCATTCAAGTTGAAACTTAAACCGATCACGGAGACAACAGTTCATGTGTATGTCAATGATAAGTTCAAAACCGAATACGAATGCCAAGGAAAGAAAATTACCGACGCCAACTACTTAATTTTTTCGCCTTTTGTTTCAATTCatccaatataa